The following DNA comes from Thermostichus vulcanus str. 'Rupite'.
GCCAGAAGGCGCGTTCGGATGCCGGGAAATCGCGCCATACCTGGTCGTACTACGACTTGGAGCAGAAAACCGCCTACAAGCTGGAAATGGCGGGCAGAACCCTGCACAAGCGCCCTGCTGCCTACACATCCAAAACCGACCACAGGACAGGATTGATTGGGAAAAGGAGTGGGCATCTGTTCACCGGGCAGGACGGGTATTGCTGTGATGCCGACTGGAATGCGGCTATGAACATTGCCCAGTGGGATGGATTCGCGTGTCCTTTGAGTCTAAAAGAAGCCGTATCTGTAATAGGTAGGGTCGGCTCAGGGGATGGGGTAGTTGGCAATCCCCTGAACTCCCTCGTGCTCTGCACGGCACGGAGTGCTATGAATACTCCACAGCTTCAAGCTGTGGGGGGCTAGAAGGGAGAATCCCCCGGTTTCTAACCGGGGGAGTGTCAACCAACTGATGTTGCTGTCGGGTTTTGAATGGGGCTGAACTATCGATGTGGATTCGCACGATCTCCAGGCGAGGCTCTCTCTGCACTATGGGGATCTCACCGACGGCACCACCCTGGGCAAGATTTTGCAACAGGTACAGCCCACAGAGGTGAGAGAGCGTTCGCCCTGTTCGAGACGTAAATCAGGTCTTGCGCTAGTCGGGTGATGAACGGCAGATCCTCTTGAGAGAGTTTCTTCCTAAGGATCCCTGCCCCGGTTTTGGGTTGCTGCTGGATCCCTGTGGGGGTCACTTGTACCGCTTGAACGGCTAGAACCAAGGCGATGATGAACGGTCGGTCTCAGGGTACTGCTGATGTTGATGCTTGCTTCTGTGCTGGTGCTGCTGTGTGGGTGCAGTGGCGGGGGTGG
Coding sequences within:
- a CDS encoding zinc ribbon domain-containing protein is translated as QLQQAGKYRALKRLERKEARWMRAVNHTVSRRIVRFANAVNADVWMEDLSGIRQSRQSQKARSDAGKSRHTWSYYDLEQKTAYKLEMAGRTLHKRPAAYTSKTDHRTGLIGKRSGHLFTGQDGYCCDADWNAAMNIAQWDGFACPLSLKEAVSVIGRVGSGDGVVGNPLNSLVLCTARSAMNTPQLQAVGG